TCATCCAGTATCAGCACCCAGTCTTTCCCATAACCTGTCGAAGGTGCTTTAAACTGATGCTTTCCCTGGTTGGGAAATGTACCGATTTTGGTGACCTCGCCTTTGCGGGGATCGTACCAGTGGGCGACAAATTCCTTTCCTGAAATCTTGCCAGCATTCACAGTTACAGGCTGGCCCGTAGCCGTGTATACGAATGCGTAGTCCTTGCCTCGGGTCGCTTGTATACGTGTGGCCGGGCCATTGCTGTTCTCCTGAATTAATGACTGGTCGGGAACCCGATCCAGTAGCGGACGTGACTCCATAAGTTTTCTGACCAGGGTCATCTGCCTGGCGCCGGGCAGGTCAAGTGCCTCATTCCAGGTCATATGCGGACCGTTCACGGGCTCGCGGCCTCCACCATTCATTTGCCAGATGTCGTGACACCCGTAAGTATGTCCGAACGCTCCCGCAAACAGATCCAGGTAGGCGTATTTCCGCACGTCATAAGCATTGGAAGTGCCGAGGTCGGTCACATTGAAACAAACCGGGTGGTCTTCGTAAATCGGTTCAGCGTCCAGCACGGGCTTGGCGGGTTTGCGATCATATACAAATGCGATCTTATCGTAATTGATCTCGTCGCGGCAATGCCCGTTTTGCAACATGTTGAAATCCAGCCAGCTATCCTGATGGAACCAGTTCGACGAGCCTCCCATGTTCAGCGCGTTAGGCTGCGGGTGGAAGCTCAACAAGGCCTGATCGTTGCCTCCGGTGCCTTTCACGATGCCGGCAGCCATCAGTTGCCACACTTTCACGTCGTCCGAATCTGCCCGTGGAGTACGGTCGCCGCCCAGCACCCAGATCACATTGTTGCGGTTTTTGTACCGATTACCGATCCATTCACCGTACGCCGAGGCATTGTTGACATTAAAGATCTCAGGTCCTTTTCCCCAGGTACTTTTAAAAACCTTGTCGCCCCAGGTTGGCAGCAATGCAATGGCGATACCATTTTCTGCAGCCTTGTCGATCACAAAGTCCATGTGTTTGAAATACGCCTCATTGGGCTTCGAGGGGTCATTATTGACCAGCGGGGTATTACCTTCCGCGTTGGGAACATTCAATCCGTCGAGCTCGGCCAAAGCCACGGCCTGCACGACGGTGAAGCCTTGCTTTGCCCGGTGTTTCAAATATTGTTCTGCTTCCTGCTTCGTAAGACGGTGAAAGAGCTCCCAGGCGGTATCGCCCAGCCAGAAAAACGGCGTACCGTCGCTGTGGACGAGGTACCGCTGATTGTCCGAGACTTTGAGGCGGCCTTTTGAAAATGGCTGCTGGGCAGAGGCAATGACGCCGGCCAGCACCATGCCAATAAGTAGTATGTATCTTTTCATGAATGATTTATTTGCTTGTAATGTCCTTCACCTGCTGACGAATGTCGTCCATTTCAAAAATTTTCTTCCAATCATCCCTGAATAAAATCGGTTTGGCGCGTTTGCTGATTTTGTAGGCCGCGTCGGAGAACGTACCATTCACTTCTTTGAACAAAACCGCGATCTGTATCCGCAAATGTCCGAGTACAAAATCCCTTGCCGCAGCTTGCGGAACCCCCAGTTCCAGAATCCTGTCGTAGCCTTCTTTCACTACTTCCATGCAGGTTTGTGCCAGTGTTTCCACCATCGCAGGTTCCAGTATCGCCATTTGTTCCAATGTGATCCTATGCGTGTCTTTGATCGGCGCATACATATCCTGCGACACCTTTTCACCGAGTTGGTAATGTGCCTCGGTACCGTGCATTAATGCGACCACAATAGATTGTTTGGCCGTAATACCGCCGTAAAAATCACGAAAATCATGCTCTGTGGGCTCCCAGTTGAATATACTCGGGTGGCAAGGGTGGGCGATCACATAACCGAGATCGTCGCGATGGGCGATGACACCGTCGAGGGGGGCGGCGGGGTCCAGCGTGAGTACCAGCGCACCGGGTTTCATGAGCGGGATAATGTCCTGGGAAATGGCTCCGATAGCGACATCCGGCACCGCCAGGATCACCACATCGGCGTCTGGTACAGTGCTTCCCTGATCGCTTACCGTTACATTTCGCTGTATCAGATTTGCTATCCCCTGTGGACTTACTTCCAGATAATGAAGCAGATAGTCGGTGCATTTGAGGAAATTGTCGGTCAATCGACAACCCATTTTTCCTCCTGCACCAATCAATGCGATTTTTGTCATTTGATGCCTCCTGATTTATGTTTAGAAATAGTTTTTCAAATATTCCACGCTTTCCTGCGCCCACCAATCTTCCTTTTCAATGGTAGCTTCGGGATCACTTTCCGGTACCACCCATTGTTCCAGGATCGCAGTTTGACAGCGTCCGTACTGACTGACATTTTCTAGCAGCCAGGGAACATTCAGCATTCCTTTCCCAGCCGGCCGCCCATCGATCTGAAATCCCATCGAATGGGGAAGTCGCTGAATACCAAAGTCCTTGATATGGAGGTTGACCGTATAAGGCGCTAGCGCTTTAACAACCTGTTCCAATCCTTCACCGGCCCCCATTGAGTTCACCGAGTCCAAACAGATACCTACATTAGGACTACTTACGCTCTCTACAATCTGCACGAATTCACTGGTTTTCAGTCGGTCATGATTTTCAATGCCTAATGTAATGTGGTGTTTTTCCAAATCCCGCAATGCATTTTGAATAATATTGATGATGACGGGCAACCCAGGTTCATAGTCTTTTTGGTCTATCACAAGCCTTATCAGCCTGGCGTTCAGTTTTAATGCAATGCCTATGTATCGGTCAAGATGCTCGGCGGTAAGACCACGAGCGCCTACCTCGATCTGAATGTCATTTTTCTTAGCAGAATC
The genomic region above belongs to Dyadobacter pollutisoli and contains:
- a CDS encoding glycoside hydrolase family 140 protein; this translates as MKRYILLIGMVLAGVIASAQQPFSKGRLKVSDNQRYLVHSDGTPFFWLGDTAWELFHRLTKQEAEQYLKHRAKQGFTVVQAVALAELDGLNVPNAEGNTPLVNNDPSKPNEAYFKHMDFVIDKAAENGIAIALLPTWGDKVFKSTWGKGPEIFNVNNASAYGEWIGNRYKNRNNVIWVLGGDRTPRADSDDVKVWQLMAAGIVKGTGGNDQALLSFHPQPNALNMGGSSNWFHQDSWLDFNMLQNGHCRDEINYDKIAFVYDRKPAKPVLDAEPIYEDHPVCFNVTDLGTSNAYDVRKYAYLDLFAGAFGHTYGCHDIWQMNGGGREPVNGPHMTWNEALDLPGARQMTLVRKLMESRPLLDRVPDQSLIQENSNGPATRIQATRGKDYAFVYTATGQPVTVNAGKISGKEFVAHWYDPRKGEVTKIGTFPNQGKHQFKAPSTGYGKDWVLILDDTEKKYGFDFASALK
- a CDS encoding phosphogluconate dehydrogenase C-terminal domain-containing protein; amino-acid sequence: MTKIALIGAGGKMGCRLTDNFLKCTDYLLHYLEVSPQGIANLIQRNVTVSDQGSTVPDADVVILAVPDVAIGAISQDIIPLMKPGALVLTLDPAAPLDGVIAHRDDLGYVIAHPCHPSIFNWEPTEHDFRDFYGGITAKQSIVVALMHGTEAHYQLGEKVSQDMYAPIKDTHRITLEQMAILEPAMVETLAQTCMEVVKEGYDRILELGVPQAAARDFVLGHLRIQIAVLFKEVNGTFSDAAYKISKRAKPILFRDDWKKIFEMDDIRQQVKDITSK
- a CDS encoding sugar phosphate isomerase/epimerase family protein, coding for MQLGIGTYTYGWAFSINGQTTTRLFTENHLLEKAKSFGLNLVQIGDNLPLHEFTADQLKDFADSAKKNDIQIEVGARGLTAEHLDRYIGIALKLNARLIRLVIDQKDYEPGLPVIINIIQNALRDLEKHHITLGIENHDRLKTSEFVQIVESVSSPNVGICLDSVNSMGAGEGLEQVVKALAPYTVNLHIKDFGIQRLPHSMGFQIDGRPAGKGMLNVPWLLENVSQYGRCQTAILEQWVVPESDPEATIEKEDWWAQESVEYLKNYF